One region of Cyanobium sp. M30B3 genomic DNA includes:
- a CDS encoding substrate-binding domain-containing protein, with product MPAITRRRCLSLGIGAAAVVLAAAPLPGLRRPLLVAVGSELEEPMRRLEPLFERRHPGIDLRWQVQGAQDMVNRNLEGGPERARVLIPANQDQLEAFAAASAAQGDPRPFLEAPRPIARTVLVAVVWPERAERLFPGGRFSWEALRRAVAAGQWSALGAPAEWGSFDLRTTDPLRSNSGQMVLALWSLDQPGLASVAELKRAVYRPARSTDILLREFISAGPNDGDVALVYESTALLRAAEAEQRRPGGYRLLVPDPTIEMTLAAAVLRGAGVGGGSEGERFVAFLTGTEGQAVLQECGFRAPDGSGGSAEGDRVRRLPSPGRADVEELLRQWQQAG from the coding sequence GTGCCTGCGATCACCCGCCGCCGTTGCCTCTCCCTGGGGATCGGTGCCGCGGCCGTGGTGCTGGCCGCTGCGCCCCTGCCCGGGCTGCGGCGGCCGCTGCTGGTGGCGGTGGGTTCGGAGCTGGAGGAGCCGATGCGCCGGCTGGAACCGCTGTTCGAACGCCGCCATCCCGGCATCGACCTGCGCTGGCAGGTGCAGGGCGCCCAGGACATGGTGAACCGCAACCTCGAGGGCGGCCCCGAGCGGGCGCGGGTGCTGATCCCGGCCAACCAGGATCAGCTGGAGGCGTTCGCGGCCGCCAGCGCCGCCCAGGGCGATCCCCGTCCCTTCCTGGAGGCACCCCGCCCGATCGCCCGCACCGTGCTGGTGGCGGTGGTGTGGCCGGAGCGGGCGGAGCGGCTGTTCCCCGGCGGCCGCTTCTCCTGGGAGGCCCTGCGCCGGGCGGTCGCGGCGGGGCAGTGGTCGGCGCTGGGGGCACCGGCGGAATGGGGCAGCTTCGACCTGCGCACCACCGATCCGCTGCGCTCCAATTCCGGCCAGATGGTGCTGGCGCTGTGGAGCCTCGATCAGCCGGGGCTGGCCTCGGTGGCGGAGCTGAAGCGGGCCGTGTACCGTCCGGCCCGCTCCACCGACATCCTGCTGAGGGAATTCATCAGCGCCGGGCCGAACGACGGCGACGTGGCCCTGGTGTATGAGTCGACCGCGCTGCTGCGGGCCGCCGAGGCGGAGCAGCGGCGGCCGGGGGGCTACCGGCTGCTGGTGCCCGATCCCACGATCGAGATGACGCTGGCGGCCGCCGTGCTGCGGGGCGCGGGGGTGGGCGGCGGCAGCGAAGGCGAGCGCTTCGTGGCCTTCCTCACCGGCACCGAAGGGCAGGCCGTGCTGCAGGAGTGCGGCTTCCGCGCTCCGGACGGCAGCGGCGGCAGCGCCGAAGGCGACCGGGTGCGGCGCCTGCCCAGCCCCGGGCGGGCCGACGTGGAGGAGCTGCTGCGCCAGTGGCAGCAGGCGGGCTGA
- a CDS encoding substrate-binding domain-containing protein — MEITMLVGSALDGFCTAAAQAIERDPPRLADGTRVLLRCRSAGSGDVVNEMEGHARAALQGGTAADDPRIPTLVSVDGEIYLELLRHRLQALAPQRELIPPTADAPALATSPMVLMTTPALAQGLRRADPFQALARSSDHRQLDPAGPPQPIRFVHTAPTRSNSGLQTLVAMFAEVSGKRPEQLGLDDVRAAAPAVAAIQKHVTRYGSSTDELARAMQRNGLFWASVGSVYESSVVAANSRREPGQDALVAVYPQATYSSTMRAILPAAPGCRPGSGRRRCC, encoded by the coding sequence TTGGAGATCACCATGCTGGTGGGCAGTGCGCTGGATGGCTTCTGCACCGCCGCCGCCCAGGCGATTGAGCGCGATCCCCCTCGCCTGGCCGACGGCACCCGCGTGCTGCTGCGCTGCCGCTCCGCCGGCAGCGGCGATGTGGTGAACGAGATGGAGGGCCATGCCCGCGCCGCGCTCCAGGGCGGCACGGCCGCGGACGACCCCCGCATCCCCACCCTGGTGTCGGTGGATGGGGAGATCTATCTGGAGCTGCTGCGCCACCGGCTGCAGGCCCTGGCGCCCCAGCGGGAGCTGATTCCCCCCACCGCCGATGCGCCGGCTCTGGCCACCAGCCCGATGGTGCTGATGACCACCCCCGCCCTGGCCCAGGGCCTGCGCCGCGCCGATCCCTTCCAGGCCCTCGCCCGCTCCAGCGACCACCGCCAGCTCGATCCGGCGGGGCCGCCCCAGCCGATCCGCTTCGTGCACACCGCCCCCACCCGCTCCAACTCAGGGCTGCAGACCCTGGTGGCGATGTTCGCCGAGGTGTCGGGCAAGCGGCCCGAGCAGCTGGGCCTCGACGACGTGCGCGCCGCCGCCCCGGCCGTGGCCGCGATTCAGAAGCATGTGACCCGCTACGGCAGTTCCACCGACGAGCTGGCCCGGGCGATGCAGCGCAACGGGCTGTTCTGGGCCTCGGTGGGCTCGGTGTACGAGTCGTCGGTGGTGGCCGCCAACAGCCGCCGTGAACCTGGCCAGGACGCCCTGGTGGCGGTGTACCCCCAGGCCACCTACTCGAGCACCATGCGCGCCATCCTTCCCGCCGCCCCTGGGTGTCGGCCCGGGAGCGGGAGGCGGCGCTGCTGTTGA
- a CDS encoding VWA domain-containing protein: MSAREREAALLLIDRLQQPALQQLAAEQGLRPASPAVPASRVTAANGADPRATYDSLRAPRPEVVEAMITTWRDLVKKPSRVALVVDSSGSMDGTKLASAQRSLQAYLAQLGPRDMVGLIDFDSEVRDPVVLRGGAQDAGKAAVFVGSLKAEGGTRLHDAVLAGRDWLRRTRRSGEILAVVVLTDGIDSGSRLPLQDLQEELRRSGFGGDERIGVFTIGYGRSGEYDPTALRKIAESNGGEFVEGTPESILRRMEDLQLAF; encoded by the coding sequence GTGTCGGCCCGGGAGCGGGAGGCGGCGCTGCTGTTGATCGACCGCCTGCAGCAGCCCGCCCTGCAGCAGCTCGCCGCCGAGCAGGGGCTGCGGCCGGCCAGTCCGGCCGTGCCCGCCAGCCGCGTCACCGCCGCCAACGGCGCCGATCCCCGCGCCACCTACGACTCCCTGCGCGCCCCGCGGCCGGAGGTGGTGGAGGCGATGATCACCACCTGGCGGGATCTGGTGAAGAAGCCCTCGCGGGTGGCCCTGGTGGTGGACAGCTCCGGCTCGATGGATGGCACCAAGCTGGCCTCCGCCCAGCGCAGCCTGCAGGCCTACCTCGCCCAGCTCGGCCCTCGCGACATGGTGGGCCTGATCGATTTCGACAGCGAGGTGCGGGACCCGGTGGTGCTGCGGGGCGGTGCCCAGGACGCCGGCAAGGCAGCCGTGTTCGTGGGCTCCCTGAAGGCGGAGGGCGGCACCCGCCTGCACGACGCGGTGCTGGCAGGCCGCGACTGGCTGCGCCGCACCCGCCGCAGCGGCGAGATCCTCGCCGTGGTGGTGCTCACCGATGGCATCGACTCCGGATCGCGCCTGCCACTGCAGGATCTCCAGGAGGAACTGCGGCGCAGCGGCTTCGGCGGCGATGAGCGCATCGGCGTGTTCACCATTGGCTACGGCCGCAGCGGCGAATACGACCCCACCGCGCTGCGCAAGATCGCCGAGAGCAATGGCGGGGAGTTCGTGGAGGGCACGCCGGAGAGCATCCTGCGCCGGATGGAAGACCTGCAGCTGGCCTTCTGA
- a CDS encoding PQQ-dependent sugar dehydrogenase, protein MKRAMAVLITTLLLGGGCARADAPAAAPAIEAVDPGQVPEASGFRQTVLVRGLEHPWGLAWLPDGDLLITERPGRLRIVRDGVLDPVPITGVPEVLAAGQGGLLDVSLHPRFAENRLVYLTYAAGSPEANHTRLARARFDGRALSQLEVIYAVPQRKSGTQHFGSRVIWLPDETLLLAIGDGGNPPLQLEGALIRDQAQNPASALGKILRLNADGSPAAGNPFQSDSSALPELWSLGHRNIQGLAYDPAAGRVWASEHGARGGDELNLVSAGANHGWPLVTHSREYFGPEITDRRAAAGMVDPRRVWTPAIAPSGLAVASGRVPQWRGQIFAGGLVSADVRRLRLDPQGRVLGEERIPIGQRVRDVREGPDGFLYVLTDAAADGQLIRLQPG, encoded by the coding sequence ATGAAACGCGCCATGGCGGTTCTGATCACGACCCTGCTGCTGGGCGGTGGCTGCGCCCGCGCTGATGCTCCCGCGGCCGCCCCGGCGATCGAGGCCGTGGATCCCGGCCAGGTGCCGGAGGCCAGCGGCTTCCGCCAAACCGTGCTGGTGCGGGGCCTGGAGCATCCCTGGGGCCTGGCCTGGCTGCCGGATGGCGACCTGCTGATCACGGAACGGCCCGGTCGCCTGCGGATCGTGCGCGACGGCGTGCTCGACCCGGTGCCGATCACCGGCGTGCCGGAGGTGCTGGCCGCCGGCCAGGGGGGCCTGCTGGATGTGAGCCTGCACCCCCGCTTCGCCGAGAACCGGCTCGTTTACCTCACCTATGCCGCCGGCAGCCCGGAGGCCAACCACACCCGGCTGGCCCGGGCCCGCTTCGACGGCCGCGCCCTCAGCCAGCTGGAGGTGATCTACGCGGTGCCGCAGCGCAAGAGCGGCACCCAGCACTTCGGCTCCCGTGTGATCTGGCTGCCCGATGAAACCCTGCTGCTGGCCATCGGCGACGGCGGCAACCCGCCGCTGCAGCTGGAGGGCGCCCTGATCCGCGACCAGGCCCAGAACCCGGCCAGCGCCCTGGGCAAGATCCTGCGCCTCAACGCCGACGGCAGCCCGGCCGCCGGCAATCCCTTCCAGAGCGATTCCAGCGCCCTGCCGGAGCTGTGGAGCCTGGGCCACCGCAACATCCAGGGTCTGGCCTACGACCCGGCCGCCGGGCGGGTGTGGGCCAGCGAGCACGGCGCCCGGGGCGGCGACGAGCTCAACCTGGTGAGCGCCGGTGCCAACCACGGCTGGCCGCTGGTGACCCACAGCCGCGAGTATTTCGGCCCGGAGATCACCGACCGCCGCGCAGCGGCCGGGATGGTGGATCCCCGCCGCGTCTGGACGCCGGCCATTGCCCCCTCCGGCCTGGCGGTGGCCAGCGGCCGGGTGCCCCAGTGGCGCGGCCAGATCTTTGCCGGCGGGCTGGTGTCCGCCGATGTGCGCCGGCTGCGCCTGGATCCCCAGGGCCGGGTGCTGGGCGAGGAGCGGATCCCCATCGGCCAGCGGGTGCGCGATGTACGCGAGGGCCCCGACGGCTTTCTCTATGTGCTCACCGATGCCGCCGCTGATGGACAGCTGATCCGCCTGCAGCCGGGTTGA
- a CDS encoding type II toxin-antitoxin system HicB family antitoxin, with protein MIAQPGTTNVSRLVQPEELLVRGPVNHSYVLKAIPEDAWDKRIAVNQSAAKQLQWVEEVTSMSRQFDVVVEKDSEGFFVATVPALPGCHTQTKSLDQLMERIKEAIELCLEVAGTRPESLDFVGVQRVTVEV; from the coding sequence TTGATCGCCCAGCCCGGCACGACAAACGTTTCGCGCCTTGTGCAGCCAGAGGAACTGCTGGTTCGCGGACCCGTGAACCACAGCTACGTTCTGAAGGCCATCCCTGAAGACGCTTGGGACAAAAGAATTGCTGTGAACCAGTCTGCGGCTAAGCAGCTACAATGGGTTGAGGAGGTGACTTCAATGTCTAGACAGTTTGATGTAGTAGTCGAAAAAGATTCAGAAGGCTTCTTTGTTGCGACCGTCCCTGCTCTTCCCGGTTGCCATACGCAAACTAAATCCTTGGATCAATTAATGGAGCGAATCAAGGAAGCCATTGAGCTTTGCCTGGAAGTTGCAGGCACTCGTCCTGAGTCGCTTGACTTTGTAGGAGTGCAACGGGTTACCGTAGAAGTGTGA
- a CDS encoding type II toxin-antitoxin system HicA family toxin, which yields MKRIGFEEIRVRGSHHFLKHLDGREGRLLFPFIRMKRWDLASWQASFVMSSYQELNCNTFYNKLNRCSASRFSGRGQRWQMNDWASSRR from the coding sequence TTGAAGAGAATTGGTTTTGAAGAGATCAGGGTAAGAGGGAGCCACCATTTCCTTAAGCACCTGGATGGAAGGGAAGGGCGACTGTTGTTCCCGTTCATTCGAATGAAACGTTGGGACCTGGCCTCTTGGCAAGCGTCCTTCGTGATGTCAAGCTATCAAGAACTGAATTGCAACACCTTCTATAACAAACTCAACCGCTGTTCAGCATCAAGATTTAGCGGTCGGGGCCAAAGATGGCAGATGAATGACTGGGCTTCTTCCCGTCGCTGA
- a CDS encoding alpha-amylase gives MTPSPSPAPAEINGVLMQAFHWYIPADGGHWRRLEQLAPALAQAGITALWLPPAGKGLAGSQDVGYGIYDPFDLGEFDQRGTVATKYGTRAEYLAATGACQAAGIQVIADAVFNHLMGADAEEDFNATPYDPHNRYHAMGEQRRIRGWTHYSYPVRAGAHSAMQWHWWHFDAVDYNSLEPGLQAVWRIEGKAFDDDVDLERGNYDYLMGCDLDIDHPEVRDALKHWGTWMLDTVGVDGFRLDAIKHISGDFFPDWIAHVESHAGRELFVVGEYWTYNLDTLLWYAARTNGHVHLFDAPLHHNFHLASRSGSGYDLRRLLDGTLMRHLPHLAVTLVENHDTQPLQALESVVEPWFKPLAYAFILLRREGYPCVFMPDYEGAQYRDRGRDGQQHDVVLVSHRWILDRLLSARRHHAYGEQYDWFDHPTCIGWTRLGTPAHPRGLAVLISTGGEGWKWMATGKPHASYTDITEHRSEVIRTNEHGWAEFRCPAGSLSVWVETAD, from the coding sequence ATGACCCCCTCACCCAGTCCCGCGCCGGCCGAGATCAACGGCGTGCTGATGCAGGCCTTCCACTGGTACATCCCGGCGGATGGCGGCCATTGGCGGCGCCTGGAGCAGCTGGCCCCCGCCCTGGCCCAGGCCGGCATCACGGCCCTGTGGCTGCCGCCGGCCGGCAAGGGCCTGGCCGGCAGTCAGGACGTGGGCTACGGCATCTACGACCCCTTTGACCTGGGCGAGTTCGATCAGCGCGGCACGGTGGCCACCAAGTACGGCACCCGGGCGGAGTACCTGGCCGCCACGGGCGCCTGCCAGGCCGCGGGCATCCAGGTGATCGCCGATGCGGTGTTCAACCACCTGATGGGTGCCGACGCCGAGGAGGACTTCAACGCCACCCCCTACGACCCCCACAACCGCTACCACGCCATGGGCGAGCAGCGGCGGATCCGCGGCTGGACCCACTACAGCTACCCCGTCCGCGCCGGCGCCCACTCGGCGATGCAGTGGCACTGGTGGCACTTCGACGCCGTGGATTACAACAGCCTCGAGCCCGGCCTGCAGGCGGTGTGGCGGATCGAGGGCAAGGCCTTCGACGACGACGTGGACCTGGAGCGCGGCAACTACGACTACCTGATGGGCTGCGATCTGGACATCGACCACCCCGAGGTGCGCGATGCCCTCAAACACTGGGGCACCTGGATGCTCGACACGGTGGGCGTGGACGGCTTCCGGCTCGACGCCATCAAGCACATCAGTGGCGACTTCTTCCCCGACTGGATCGCCCACGTGGAGAGCCACGCCGGCCGGGAGCTGTTCGTGGTGGGTGAGTACTGGACCTACAACCTCGACACCCTGCTCTGGTACGCCGCCCGCACGAACGGACACGTGCATCTGTTCGACGCGCCCCTGCACCACAACTTCCACCTGGCCAGCCGGTCCGGCTCGGGCTACGACCTGCGCCGCCTGCTGGACGGCACCCTGATGCGCCACCTGCCCCACCTGGCCGTGACCCTGGTGGAGAACCACGACACCCAGCCCCTGCAGGCCCTGGAATCGGTGGTGGAGCCCTGGTTCAAACCCCTGGCCTATGCCTTCATCCTGCTGCGGCGGGAGGGCTACCCCTGTGTGTTCATGCCCGACTACGAGGGAGCCCAGTACCGCGACCGGGGCCGCGACGGCCAGCAGCACGATGTGGTGCTGGTGAGCCACCGCTGGATCCTCGACCGCCTGCTCTCCGCCCGCCGCCACCACGCCTACGGCGAGCAGTACGACTGGTTCGACCACCCCACCTGCATCGGCTGGACCCGGTTGGGCACCCCCGCCCATCCCCGCGGCCTGGCCGTGCTGATCAGCACCGGCGGCGAGGGCTGGAAGTGGATGGCCACCGGCAAGCCCCACGCCAGCTACACCGACATCACCGAGCACCGCAGCGAGGTGATCCGCACCAACGAGCACGGCTGGGCGGAGTTCCGCTGCCCGGCCGGTTCGCTCTCGGTGTGGGTGGAAACCGCCGACTGA